One window from the genome of Bacilli bacterium encodes:
- the rplO gene encoding 50S ribosomal protein L15: MKLHELSPAPGSRHAKKRIGRGIGSGTGKTAGKGNKGQNARSGGGVRPGFEGGQNPLYRRLPKRGFTNIHRKEYAVVNLQQLNRFAADTEVTPELLLESGVVKNPKDGIKILGNGELNVKLTVKANKFSQSAAEKIEAAGGKTEVI; this comes from the coding sequence ATGAAACTGCATGAACTTTCACCGGCTCCAGGTTCGCGGCATGCGAAAAAGCGTATCGGCAGAGGGATTGGAAGCGGTACGGGGAAGACCGCAGGAAAAGGGAATAAAGGCCAAAATGCCCGTTCCGGCGGAGGCGTCCGCCCTGGATTCGAAGGCGGACAAAACCCGCTGTATCGTCGTTTGCCAAAACGCGGATTTACAAACATTCACCGTAAAGAGTATGCTGTAGTTAACTTGCAGCAATTAAACAGATTTGCCGCAGATACGGAAGTAACACCGGAATTGCTTCTTGAATCGGGAGTTGTAAAAAATCCGAAAGACGGCATCAAGATATTAGGCAATGGTGAACTGAATGTGAAATTGACGGTAAAGGCTAACAAGTTCTCCCAATCTGCCGCGGAAAAAATCGAAGCTGCCGGCGGAAAAACTGAGGTGATCTAA
- the secY gene encoding preprotein translocase subunit SecY, translated as MFQTISNIFKVEDLRKKILFTLGILIVYRLGAFIPVPNIDTEFLKNYDQSQTNDIFGMLNTFTGGALFNFSVFAMGIMPYITASIIVQLLEMDVVPKFAQWMKEGEMGRRKLAQVTRYGTVILGLIQAYGLAIGFNRMYSYKMVIDPNVATYTLIALVLTAGTALLMWLGEQITESGIGNGISILIFAGIIARFPTDISLIYRTEFGPEATGNMFLSILKMVVIVIAVLAIVAGCIYVQQGVRKIPVQYAKRIVGRKMYGGQSTHIPLKVNAAGVIPVIFAISLIAFPTTLASFWQGKPIANWIIDNLYYDKPLGMVLYVLLIIGFTYFYTFVQINPVQMADQMKKNGGYIPGIRPGKTTQIYLIRIMNRITLTGSIFLAAVSILPIFFVKLAGLPSAIQIGGTSLLIVTGVALDTMKQVESQLIKRHYKGFINK; from the coding sequence ATGTTTCAAACGATCTCCAATATCTTTAAAGTAGAGGACCTGCGCAAAAAGATTCTGTTTACATTGGGCATCCTGATTGTATACAGACTTGGCGCTTTTATCCCGGTCCCCAATATCGATACGGAGTTTTTGAAAAACTACGATCAATCACAAACTAACGATATTTTCGGCATGTTAAACACCTTTACGGGAGGCGCGTTGTTCAACTTTTCCGTCTTTGCGATGGGGATCATGCCCTACATCACAGCCTCGATTATCGTGCAATTGCTGGAAATGGACGTTGTTCCGAAGTTCGCGCAGTGGATGAAAGAAGGGGAAATGGGCCGCCGCAAATTGGCGCAGGTTACCCGGTATGGAACGGTTATTTTGGGTCTGATCCAGGCATACGGTTTGGCCATCGGTTTCAACCGCATGTACAGCTATAAAATGGTCATTGATCCAAACGTCGCGACATACACGCTGATCGCGCTTGTGCTCACTGCCGGAACCGCGTTATTGATGTGGCTTGGCGAACAAATCACCGAAAGCGGCATCGGCAATGGCATTTCAATTTTGATTTTTGCCGGGATTATCGCCCGGTTTCCGACGGATATCTCGCTCATTTACCGGACGGAGTTCGGCCCCGAAGCGACCGGCAATATGTTTCTCAGCATTTTGAAAATGGTTGTAATCGTCATTGCCGTTCTTGCCATCGTTGCCGGATGTATCTATGTGCAGCAAGGCGTCCGCAAAATCCCCGTGCAATACGCGAAAAGAATTGTCGGACGGAAAATGTACGGCGGGCAATCGACGCATATTCCGCTGAAAGTAAACGCGGCGGGCGTGATTCCGGTTATCTTTGCCATTTCGCTGATTGCCTTCCCGACGACGCTTGCGAGCTTTTGGCAGGGGAAACCGATCGCCAACTGGATTATCGACAATCTGTATTACGACAAACCACTCGGGATGGTATTATATGTGCTGTTGATCATCGGATTTACGTATTTTTATACATTCGTACAAATTAATCCGGTGCAGATGGCCGACCAGATGAAGAAAAACGGCGGTTATATTCCGGGCATTCGTCCCGGCAAGACGACGCAGATTTATTTGATCCGGATCATGAACCGCATTACGCTGACGGGCTCCATCTTTTTGGCTGCCGTATCCATTTTGCCGATATTCTTTGTGAAGCTGGCCGGACTGCCGAGTGCCATTCAAATTGGCGGAACATCGTTATTGATTGTGACCGGCGTTGCGTTGGATACAATGAAACAGGTGGAAAGCCAATTGATCAAACGCCATTACAAAGGGTTTATCAATAAATAA